One Candidatus Thermoplasmatota archaeon genomic region harbors:
- a CDS encoding FG-GAP-like repeat-containing protein, whose protein sequence is MDRRLRFTFSSVMAAVLVAGLMANGLVVVLVEASEDDGPAVTGFVSASNGLPSSESHNSVWFGDINNDTNLDIATAGYFGVNVWTGDGAGTWTLAANGLPDNAYDGGVFLGDMNNDGDLDIAATNYNFGPGGVTVWAGDGAGTWTLADTGLPTTSGYTGIFLADVNHDDNLDLAVANDGGGVEVYLGNGAGSWTESSTNLPTTGKYFSVWMDDVNHDNHTDLAVAGAGMHVWLGDGTGGWNEASNGLNWTDQWNSVTLGDLNLDGHLDLVAAMDQDGHGLRAWLGDGTSNWTKAFSDLPPTGTYYGVILADMVGDKYPDILTAKYINGGIQIWKGDGGDSWTNVSPSLGLPTGMVIGIAAGDIDGDGYLDIGAAGQGFGVRVLKNDQTAPPLTVEVDEPNGGESWDALTQHYINWTASGGTSPLTIKIEYSVSGLFGPYAEITDGEANNGSYLWTVNNTPSADCYVRVNVTDSTAKTNWDKSNGLFTIIGVETDPPVISNSQPANGSVIGDTTPAIGASYSDASGIDTGSVVLRVDGFDVTSQATVTPSDVSYTPSPSLANGIHDVSLEVRDNSLIHNLATESWSFTVDTQPPQIADPRPWKTIISDDSPEIAANYTDPSGVNPSAVTLQLDTIDVTASATVTGTSITYTPSPLAQGPHWVDLDIEDLSSPPNTATESWWFVVDTVQPDITNLQPVNQSIVSDDTPTIGADFSDDSLVFPQNLLLEVDGVDVTNSSTITFSDIAYAPASPLSEGPHAVSLHAGDNSTPMNVAVRTWWFTVDTLPPTITDLLPANQSTIADDTPTISASYGDVSGIDISTVVLEVDSVDVTAQATVEFDRVTYLVPSPMADGPHDVYVEVLDNSSPANVAKKTWSFTIDTSIIDPDPPTISDLQPADQSIVSDSTPGMGASYSDVSGIDAASVHLRVDGFDVTAQAIVTPLDVTYTPSSPLSEGVHSVYLEVADDSLGQNIATETWSFTVDTVEPSISNLQPSDQSVISDSTPATGASYGDDSGIDLASVVLLVDSIDVTASAAVGVNQVVYVPSSLSEGIHDVYIEAKDLATPQNTATMTWWFTVDTLPPVISNPQPAHMSTIPDSTPTVGVSFNDATGIDMSSVTVVVDAVDVTWSATVTSSGVTYVPGAPLANGIHTVHVEVSDTSSPQNPAEENWYFTIDTTMLDVTPPEITGAQPVDGSTVSDSTPVIGASYGDENGIDEGSVVLEVDSVDISSLATVTSSGVTYTPMAPLSEGAHTVLLEVEDDSSNRNKATETWRFTVDTVSPVITDLQPVDLATIGETRPLVSASFTDDSGIDVSSATLKVDSVDVTASATVTANSMSYTPASALSEGAHNVFLEVKDQSTPQNVATVTWQFTADTSPPTISNMLPVNGSTLSDSTPTISATYSDGSGIDTTSAVLKLDSADVTGSAVVTGSAITLTFLTPLEDGTYTVYLEIEDLVDPPNRAVVAWVFTVAVAQDDTDHDGLPDDWEGENFGDLSQGADDDPDGDGLTNLQEYSIETDPSDADTDGDGIRDGNDPNPLVAEEGGGFEDALFWAALIALLAITALLILLMFRRKKEPPQEETGDTADEEPDE, encoded by the coding sequence ATGGATCGCAGGCTTCGATTCACGTTCTCATCCGTGATGGCGGCGGTTCTCGTCGCCGGACTCATGGCCAACGGACTTGTGGTCGTTCTCGTCGAAGCTTCCGAGGACGATGGCCCTGCGGTCACGGGCTTTGTCTCTGCTTCGAACGGTCTGCCGTCGAGTGAGAGCCACAACTCTGTTTGGTTCGGTGATATCAACAATGATACTAACCTGGACATCGCAACCGCGGGCTACTTCGGTGTAAATGTGTGGACGGGCGACGGTGCGGGAACATGGACGCTCGCCGCCAACGGCCTGCCGGACAACGCCTACGACGGAGGTGTCTTCCTGGGAGACATGAACAACGACGGCGACCTGGACATCGCGGCCACGAACTACAACTTCGGTCCTGGCGGTGTCACCGTTTGGGCCGGGGACGGCGCAGGGACTTGGACCCTCGCCGACACTGGTCTGCCGACGACCTCGGGGTACACGGGGATCTTCCTGGCGGACGTCAACCACGACGACAATCTGGACCTCGCCGTCGCCAATGATGGCGGCGGTGTGGAGGTCTACCTCGGTAACGGAGCGGGCTCATGGACCGAGTCATCGACCAACTTGCCCACGACCGGGAAGTACTTCAGTGTGTGGATGGACGATGTGAACCATGACAATCATACGGACCTCGCCGTCGCCGGTGCGGGCATGCATGTCTGGCTGGGAGATGGAACTGGCGGCTGGAACGAGGCATCGAACGGCCTCAATTGGACCGATCAGTGGAACAGCGTTACGCTCGGGGATCTTAACCTCGATGGACACTTGGACCTCGTTGCGGCGATGGATCAGGACGGACATGGCCTTCGCGCATGGCTTGGCGACGGAACCAGCAATTGGACCAAGGCTTTCAGCGACTTGCCGCCGACTGGCACCTACTACGGCGTCATTCTTGCCGACATGGTCGGGGACAAATACCCTGACATCCTGACAGCGAAGTACATCAACGGTGGGATCCAGATCTGGAAGGGGGACGGAGGGGATTCCTGGACCAATGTATCCCCATCCCTGGGCCTTCCGACTGGAATGGTGATAGGCATAGCTGCTGGCGATATCGATGGTGACGGATACCTGGACATCGGTGCGGCCGGCCAGGGCTTCGGTGTTCGGGTGCTGAAGAATGACCAGACCGCACCACCGCTGACGGTCGAGGTCGATGAACCCAACGGCGGTGAGAGTTGGGACGCGTTGACGCAGCATTACATCAACTGGACGGCTTCTGGCGGCACGTCACCTCTGACCATCAAGATAGAGTACTCCGTGAGTGGTCTCTTCGGGCCATATGCGGAGATTACCGACGGTGAGGCGAACAACGGCTCGTATCTGTGGACGGTCAATAACACGCCCTCCGCGGACTGCTACGTCAGGGTGAACGTGACCGACTCGACCGCCAAGACGAACTGGGACAAGAGCAATGGACTGTTCACGATCATCGGCGTCGAGACGGACCCGCCCGTGATATCGAACTCGCAGCCCGCCAACGGGTCGGTGATAGGCGACACGACGCCCGCGATAGGGGCCAGCTACAGCGACGCGTCAGGCATTGACACGGGCAGCGTGGTCCTGAGGGTGGACGGGTTCGATGTCACCTCTCAGGCTACGGTGACGCCCTCGGATGTGTCGTACACGCCGTCGCCTTCCCTGGCGAATGGCATTCACGATGTCTCCCTGGAGGTCAGGGACAACTCACTCATCCATAACCTGGCGACCGAGTCGTGGTCGTTCACGGTGGACACCCAGCCCCCGCAGATCGCGGACCCCCGACCATGGAAGACCATCATCAGTGACGATTCTCCCGAGATTGCAGCGAACTACACCGACCCGTCAGGAGTCAACCCATCCGCTGTGACGCTGCAACTGGACACTATAGATGTGACCGCCTCTGCGACGGTCACCGGGACGAGCATAACGTACACGCCATCGCCCTTGGCGCAAGGACCTCACTGGGTCGACCTTGACATCGAGGATCTCTCTTCACCGCCGAACACCGCGACAGAGTCCTGGTGGTTCGTCGTTGACACGGTCCAGCCGGACATCACCAACCTGCAACCCGTCAACCAGTCGATAGTAAGCGACGACACGCCGACCATCGGCGCGGACTTTAGTGACGATTCTCTCGTATTCCCGCAGAACCTGCTGCTAGAAGTGGACGGCGTCGACGTCACGAACAGTTCCACGATCACCTTCTCCGATATTGCCTATGCTCCTGCATCTCCCCTCTCAGAAGGGCCGCATGCCGTGAGCCTCCACGCGGGTGACAATTCCACACCCATGAACGTGGCCGTGAGGACCTGGTGGTTCACCGTGGACACGTTGCCTCCGACGATCACGGACCTGCTGCCCGCCAATCAATCCACGATAGCTGACGACACACCCACGATAAGCGCATCCTACGGCGATGTGTCCGGGATAGACATCTCGACCGTTGTGCTGGAAGTGGACTCGGTGGACGTTACCGCCCAGGCGACGGTGGAGTTCGACAGGGTCACCTATCTCGTGCCCTCCCCGATGGCGGATGGACCGCACGACGTCTACGTTGAGGTCCTTGACAACTCCTCTCCCGCCAATGTGGCGAAGAAGACGTGGTCGTTCACGATTGACACTAGCATCATCGACCCGGACCCGCCAACGATTTCTGACCTGCAACCCGCCGATCAGTCAATCGTGAGTGACAGCACGCCCGGGATGGGAGCGAGCTACTCCGACGTGTCTGGGATAGACGCCGCGAGCGTCCATCTCAGGGTGGACGGGTTCGACGTCACCGCTCAAGCGATAGTGACTCCCTTGGATGTGACATACACGCCATCGTCACCTCTGTCCGAGGGCGTTCACAGCGTGTACCTCGAGGTCGCGGACGACTCACTAGGCCAGAACATCGCGACCGAGACGTGGTCATTCACTGTAGATACTGTCGAACCCAGCATATCGAACTTGCAGCCCTCGGATCAGTCTGTGATCAGCGACAGCACTCCCGCCACAGGCGCCAGCTACGGGGACGATTCCGGGATTGACCTGGCGAGCGTCGTGCTCCTGGTGGACTCGATCGACGTGACCGCATCCGCAGCCGTGGGCGTGAATCAGGTGGTCTATGTCCCGAGCTCTCTGTCGGAAGGCATACACGATGTCTACATTGAGGCAAAGGACCTGGCTACGCCCCAGAACACCGCCACGATGACCTGGTGGTTCACTGTGGACACGTTACCTCCAGTGATCTCGAACCCTCAGCCCGCCCATATGTCGACCATCCCTGATTCGACCCCGACGGTCGGCGTGAGCTTCAACGACGCCACCGGTATCGACATGTCGAGCGTCACGGTGGTCGTCGACGCGGTCGACGTTACCTGGTCCGCGACCGTGACTTCTAGCGGGGTAACGTATGTTCCGGGCGCTCCTCTTGCGAACGGGATTCACACTGTTCATGTGGAGGTCAGCGACACCTCCTCGCCCCAGAATCCTGCGGAAGAGAACTGGTACTTCACGATTGACACGACCATGCTCGACGTGACGCCACCCGAGATAACAGGTGCGCAACCCGTTGACGGGTCGACCGTAAGCGACAGCACGCCGGTCATAGGGGCCAGCTACGGCGATGAGAACGGGATAGACGAGGGCAGCGTTGTCCTCGAAGTTGATTCTGTGGACATCTCCTCATTGGCGACGGTCACATCTTCGGGCGTGACTTACACTCCGATGGCGCCCCTCTCGGAAGGAGCTCACACCGTGCTCTTGGAAGTGGAGGACGACTCGTCCAACCGCAACAAGGCGACGGAGACGTGGCGGTTCACGGTGGACACAGTATCTCCGGTGATTACCGACCTGCAGCCCGTCGATCTGGCGACGATCGGGGAGACGAGGCCTCTCGTGAGTGCGAGCTTCACCGACGATTCCGGGATTGACGTTTCGAGCGCCACCTTGAAGGTCGACTCGGTGGATGTCACTGCCTCGGCTACGGTGACCGCGAATTCGATGAGTTACACGCCCGCGAGCGCCCTCTCGGAAGGCGCGCACAACGTCTTCCTGGAAGTGAAGGACCAGTCGACACCGCAGAACGTTGCCACAGTGACCTGGCAGTTCACGGCTGACACGTCCCCGCCGACGATCTCGAACATGCTGCCTGTGAACGGATCTACGCTCAGCGACAGCACACCGACGATCAGCGCGACCTACAGCGATGGATCGGGGATAGACACGACAAGCGCGGTTTTGAAGCTAGACTCTGCGGACGTCACCGGCTCTGCCGTGGTGACGGGGAGCGCGATTACACTCACGTTCCTCACGCCCTTGGAGGACGGGACGTACACTGTTTACCTGGAGATCGAGGACCTGGTTGACCCGCCCAACAGAGCGGTCGTTGCGTGGGTGTTCACGGTAGCTGTCGCGCAAGACGACACAGACCATGACGGACTGCCGGACGATTGGGAGGGTGAGAACTTCGGGGATCTGAGCCAGGGAGCGGATGACGATCCCGACGGCGACGGGCTGACGAATCTTCAGGAGTATTCGATTGAGACCGATCCTAGCGACGCAGACACGGACGGGGACGGCATCAGGGACGGCAACGACCCGAACCCGCTGGTGGCGGAAGAGGGAGGCGGATTCGAGGACGCGCTCTTCTGGGCGGCCCTCATCGCGTTGTTGGCGATCACGGCACTCCTGATCCTGCTTATGTTCCGGAGGAAGAAGGAGCCCCCGCAAGAGGAAACCGGAGACACAGCCGACGAAGAGCCAGATGAGTGA
- a CDS encoding NAD(P)/FAD-dependent oxidoreductase: MGESESVLLPRSAALTVSKAKGKTYVAVIIGAGPAGIAAAVYLKRAGADPLVFERDEIGGLLGNAHLVENYPGFPEGIGGPELVELFKRQLVRWMIDTRMEEVHSVSKEGDVYNVSSESGEVFAKSVIMATGTRPKRVDIQGLEDVELSKVFYEIRDVPPAVKGDFLVIGGGDAAFDYALNLASRDIHVDVAFRGEPRCLPLLLERASRSEKIRTHAGTELKSVRGEEHQLVFGMEQEGTKKEIVADYGLIACGREPDVSVLPPELAENWKEASGLYLVGDVRRGNYRQVGIAVGDGILAAMSIIESMGSGK, translated from the coding sequence ATGGGTGAAAGCGAGTCTGTGCTCCTTCCACGGTCGGCGGCTCTTACCGTATCGAAGGCGAAGGGGAAGACCTACGTTGCTGTCATCATTGGGGCAGGTCCGGCCGGCATAGCCGCTGCCGTCTATCTCAAGCGCGCGGGAGCCGACCCGCTGGTCTTCGAGCGGGACGAGATCGGCGGGCTTCTGGGGAACGCACACCTCGTCGAGAACTATCCTGGCTTCCCCGAGGGCATCGGCGGGCCGGAGCTCGTTGAGCTGTTCAAACGGCAACTCGTGCGCTGGATGATCGACACTCGCATGGAGGAGGTCCACAGCGTCTCGAAGGAGGGGGACGTCTACAACGTGTCCTCCGAGTCAGGAGAGGTATTCGCGAAGTCCGTCATCATGGCCACGGGTACGAGACCCAAGCGGGTCGACATCCAAGGCCTCGAGGACGTGGAGCTGTCCAAGGTCTTCTACGAAATCAGGGACGTGCCTCCGGCCGTCAAAGGCGATTTCCTCGTGATTGGTGGTGGCGACGCGGCGTTCGACTACGCTCTCAACCTGGCTTCAAGGGACATCCATGTGGATGTGGCATTCCGGGGAGAACCCAGGTGCCTTCCCCTGCTTCTCGAGAGGGCGAGCCGTTCAGAGAAGATCAGGACCCACGCGGGAACGGAGCTCAAGTCCGTGAGGGGGGAAGAGCATCAGTTGGTCTTCGGGATGGAGCAGGAGGGGACGAAGAAGGAGATCGTCGCCGACTACGGGCTTATCGCGTGCGGGAGGGAGCCGGACGTCAGCGTCCTGCCGCCCGAGCTCGCGGAGAACTGGAAGGAGGCGTCAGGTTTATACCTCGTCGGTGACGTCAGACGGGGGAACTACAGGCAGGTGGGGATTGCGGTTGGCGACGGCATCCTCGCGGCCATGTCGATCATCGAGTCAATGGGGAGTGGGAAATGA
- a CDS encoding radical SAM protein — translation MRILGEFGKEDLAKVYVASMREGNGYLVEFVESLQPPVPREEKWVLIISSSFGCPVNCKMCDAGGHYLGKLTKDEILQQIDHMVRRRFPDGRVPIPKFKVQFARMGEPSLNPDVPDALRALADMYDAPGLMPCVSTLAPIGRESFFDELIDIKDAQYSGGRFQLQFSVHTTNSRKRDELMPIKKWGLPQISEYGERYFRKGDRKLTLNFAMTQGYPVDPEVIAEHFDPVKFFIKITPLNPTSKVKRKRLRSAVDPHDEDTSRQITNSFRDLGFDVLLSIGELEENKIGSNCGQFVSIIQDGGYAVRTDYETLKYAPRKGRSDHGVT, via the coding sequence ATGAGGATTCTAGGTGAGTTCGGGAAGGAGGATCTGGCGAAGGTCTACGTGGCGTCCATGAGGGAGGGCAACGGCTACCTCGTCGAGTTCGTCGAATCGCTGCAGCCGCCGGTGCCGCGCGAGGAGAAGTGGGTGCTCATAATTTCGTCGTCCTTCGGTTGCCCAGTGAACTGCAAGATGTGCGACGCTGGCGGGCACTACCTCGGGAAACTGACGAAGGACGAGATCCTGCAGCAGATAGACCACATGGTGAGGAGGCGGTTCCCGGACGGGCGGGTGCCGATCCCGAAGTTCAAGGTGCAGTTCGCCCGCATGGGCGAGCCCTCGCTGAACCCGGACGTGCCGGACGCTCTGCGAGCCTTGGCGGACATGTACGATGCCCCTGGCCTCATGCCGTGCGTCTCAACGCTCGCTCCAATTGGCAGGGAGAGCTTCTTCGACGAGCTCATCGACATCAAGGACGCCCAGTACTCGGGCGGGAGATTCCAACTGCAGTTCTCCGTGCACACGACGAACAGCCGGAAGCGGGATGAGCTGATGCCGATCAAGAAGTGGGGGCTCCCGCAGATCTCGGAGTACGGCGAGAGGTACTTCCGCAAGGGCGACAGGAAGCTCACGCTGAACTTCGCCATGACTCAGGGTTACCCGGTCGACCCGGAGGTCATCGCGGAGCACTTCGACCCCGTCAAGTTCTTCATCAAGATTACACCGCTGAACCCGACGTCGAAGGTCAAGCGGAAGAGACTGAGGTCCGCCGTCGACCCGCACGACGAGGACACCTCCCGCCAGATAACGAACAGCTTCCGCGATCTCGGGTTCGATGTGCTTCTCAGCATCGGCGAGCTCGAGGAGAACAAGATAGGGAGCAACTGCGGTCAGTTCGTGAGCATCATCCAGGACGGCGGATACGCGGTCAGGACCGACTACGAGACGCTCAAGTACGCACCTCGAAAGGGACGGAGCGATCACGGCGTCACGTAA
- a CDS encoding DUF1573 domain-containing protein: MSSERCPVCGVKVKSENLSRHIKKVHPDAEAGAEKKAKKARRPSPGGRKAVYAVLAIIIVVSLVASALVLLPAAEEPRIAVTPSSYDFGTVPRVLQTVSIEVRNDGEANLEITWIKTSCDCTSVVLRVGGRSSPEFIGPEPQVSWNGETLLPGQHGYLDVIYDPAYVPDSGSIARAIYIQSNDPNRPEVQITITAYVTP, from the coding sequence ATGTCCTCGGAAAGATGTCCTGTATGCGGCGTGAAGGTCAAGTCGGAGAACCTGTCAAGGCACATCAAGAAAGTCCATCCAGATGCGGAGGCGGGTGCGGAGAAGAAGGCCAAGAAGGCAAGGCGCCCGTCCCCAGGAGGGAGGAAAGCCGTCTACGCGGTTCTAGCGATAATCATTGTCGTCTCCCTTGTGGCTTCCGCACTCGTTCTGCTGCCCGCGGCAGAAGAACCCAGAATCGCCGTCACACCGTCCAGCTATGACTTTGGGACCGTTCCGCGAGTGCTGCAGACGGTCAGCATAGAGGTTCGCAACGATGGAGAGGCCAACCTCGAGATAACATGGATTAAGACCTCCTGCGACTGCACCTCGGTCGTCCTGCGGGTCGGAGGAAGAAGCAGTCCCGAGTTCATCGGTCCAGAACCGCAGGTATCTTGGAACGGTGAGACGTTGCTCCCGGGACAGCACGGATATCTGGATGTGATATATGACCCCGCGTACGTACCAGATTCCGGTTCCATCGCCAGGGCGATCTACATACAGAGCAATGACCCAAACAGACCCGAGGTCCAAATCACAATAACGGCTTACGTGACGCCGTGA